One genomic segment of Paenibacillus xylanexedens includes these proteins:
- a CDS encoding HIT family protein, translating into MTVSFSHQPEGYECPFCRIWGIERPDQGTKQRDIIYQNEKVTAFIAGKWWPNNKGHVLIVPNQHFENIFELPADYAVEIHLAAQLTAFAMKNTYGCDGISTRQHNEPAGNQDVWHYHLHVYPRYVNDQLYLTNGSPSDPDERAFYADKLRSWIKENI; encoded by the coding sequence ATGACAGTATCATTTTCACATCAGCCGGAAGGTTACGAATGTCCATTTTGTCGTATTTGGGGTATCGAGCGACCTGATCAGGGAACAAAACAAAGGGATATCATCTATCAGAATGAAAAGGTAACGGCATTTATAGCGGGCAAATGGTGGCCAAACAATAAAGGACATGTTCTTATTGTTCCGAATCAACATTTCGAGAACATCTTTGAACTCCCTGCGGATTACGCTGTTGAAATTCACCTCGCGGCTCAGCTTACAGCATTTGCAATGAAAAATACATATGGATGCGATGGGATTTCGACGCGGCAACATAATGAACCTGCTGGTAATCAAGACGTGTGGCATTATCATCTGCATGTTTACCCCAGATACGTGAATGATCAACTGTATCTGACAAATGGTTCTCCGTCCGATCCAGATGAACGCGCTTTCTATGCGGATAAGTTGCGATCTTGGATAAAGGAAAACATTTAA